The Plasmodium reichenowi strain SY57 chromosome 2, whole genome shotgun sequence DNA segment CTGTTCATATAAGTGTCATAAGTGCAGGTTTGTTGAGAGTTggtatatttattttttgtgtGTTTATTTGAATgatctatattttttcttaactgttcaaatataaaattacaattttttatagCTTTACATTTTATGGGTATAAAgcaaatatttttaattagGAGAGGTTGAAAGTGAACATTCGAAAAGAAGAATGctagaaaataaaatcgGAGAATCATAAAAGGTATATCTACTAATATAATACCAATCATAGCGGCATGTTTTTTACAAAAGTAGATATCTCCTAAAtctaaatttttattatttttttctcttaTTATTGATATAATAGGAAATGAATAAGCATtcaaatataaagaaaaagaaattaagACTCCTCCCATAATTTTTATCCAGaaatttgtattttttataatataagaCATTTTTACTAAGGTAAATAAAAGTTCAAACATATCAAACAAATCTATTACTACATGTAATATTAAATCATtatgaaataatttttcattagATATTGTTATATCATCTTCATACAATTGTTTATATGATTTTACAGATAATGCTGTATATATTAGTGTACTCAAATTTAACAAAAGAAATATCACACacttattataataatccCTTGTCATATCTgctaaaaaaaaatcatcATTGAAAGcaaaaaaatacataaatattactTTTATAGAAATAGAATATACATACAACACCCAACATTTACCCCCTTTCACAGCACTAAATGATTGAGAgttattaaagaaaaaatgaataaaaatatatatgtcaAATAAACatagtaataatatcaaTTTGTTATATTCAAAAAGGATGTAGTACAACCCGAGTTGTTGTACAAGGAAAAGAACCAAGTTCAAAAGNNNNNNNNNNNNNNNNNNNNNNNNNNNNNNNNNNNNNNNNNNNNNNNNNNNNNNNNNNNNNNNNNNNNNNNNNNNNNNNNNNNNNNNNNNNNNNNNNNNNTGACGAAAAAAATGAGGgtgacaaaaaaaataagggtgatgaaaaaaatgagtgtgacgaaaaaaatgagggtgacgaaaaaaataagggtgatgaaaaaaatgagggtgacaaaaaaaataagggtgatgaaaaaaatataacgAACCAGaatgaaataattaaaaataaggaCCCTTTGAATTGTCATACCAAAAAGAAAGAGGcagaaaaagaaatgaaaaaggattatactaaaaaaatatcacACAATTTTGATAAAACATTACAAGAagaaatgaataaaattaaaaaagaacatGAGATAAAAGAAAGCGACATAGAGTTTTTAGTATATAATGAAGAACCTCATGATGtgttaaataaatacacaTTTCCAAATGNNNNNNNNNNNN contains these protein-coding regions:
- a CDS encoding putative membrane protein (conserved Plasmodium membrane protein, unknown function~part of same gene as PRSY57_0215700B~gap found within coding sequence), encoding LLNLVLFLVQQLGLYYILFEYNKLILLLCLFDIYIFIHFFFNNSQSFSAVKGGKCWVLYVYSISIKVIFMYFFAFNDDFFLADMTRDYYNKCVIFLLLNLSTLIYTALSVKSYKQLYEDDITISNEKLFHNDLILHVVIDLFDMFELLFTLVKMSYIIKNTNFWIKIMGGVLISFSLYLNAYSFPIISIIREKNNKNLDLGDIYFCKKHAAMIGIILVDIPFMILRFYFLAFFFSNVHFQPLLIKNICFIPIKCKAIKNCNFIFEQLRKNIDHSNKHTKNKYTNSQQTCTYDTYMNSAQQQKKSSLIYNTNTFLSLSVALRNSVDIRSISSIGNEINKMGKMGDNQMEKKGDSQPEKTGDSQRDK
- a CDS encoding hypothetical protein (conserved Plasmodium protein, unknown function~part of same gene as PRSY57_0215800B~gap found within coding sequence); protein product: DEKNEGDKKNKGDEKNECDEKNEGDEKNKGDEKNEGDKKNKGDEKNITNQNEIIKNKDPLNCHTKKKEAEKEMKKDYTKKISHNFDKTLQEEMNKIKKEHEIKESDIEFLVYNEEPHDVLNKYTFPN